The following proteins are co-located in the Primulina tabacum isolate GXHZ01 chromosome 11, ASM2559414v2, whole genome shotgun sequence genome:
- the LOC142518265 gene encoding xyloglucan galactosyltransferase XLT2-like: protein MRPTSGKHAAAAEEHQQQRHLSYSPRKSKKLEIRITLQSLKAHISSHRWAWLTATISLQLLLVLLLIRASPPPPPPTILPSTQHRQIETTSHTGPDGVCQFGRVYIYDLPPMLNEELLQNCHEIDPWSSRCNAVSNDGFGPPAVGLNDVVPRNLTSAWYWTDMYSAEVIYHERMKNHICRTMNQDEATAFYIPFYAGLAVGRYLWFNYTSKDRDFHSVTMLNWVKNQTPWMKSNGSDHFIVLGRLTWDFRRLTDNDNEWGTRFIYMPLMKNVLKLSVERSPWDLLEISIPYPTAFHPRSESDIRIWQDFIRSRKRSSLLTFVGATRKKIKNDFRTVLMSYCKNESSWCQVVDCAVTRCYDGAPAILEGFLDSDFCMQPKGDGSTRRSAFDCMLAGTIPVYFWRGSFENQFEWHLPAAYDKYSVFIDNIDVRNDSSIIKKILQKYSIEEVKKMRERIIDFVPKFLYSRSNVNLGKYVDAFDIAMDEVLIRFSRQKMFSNHDQ, encoded by the coding sequence ATGAGGCCGACTTCCGGAAAACACGCAGCGGCGGCGGAGGAGCATCAGCAGCAGCGCCACCTCTCTTACTCCCCGAGGAAGTCTAAGAAACTCGAAATCAGAATCACCCTTCAATCTTTGAAAGCTCACATCTCTTCGCACCGCTGGGCCTGGCTCACTGCAACGATCTCATTGCAGCTCTTACTAGTCCTTCTCCTCATCCGTGCCtctccgccgccgccgccgcctaCCATCCTTCCCTCAACCCAGCACCGACAAATCGAAACCACGTCACATACCGGACCAGATGGCGTCTGCCAATTCGGAAGAGTGTACATCTACGATCTGCCTCCGATGCTCAACGAAGAACTCCTCCAAAACTGCCACGAAATCGACCCGTGGAGCTCCCGCTGCAACGCCGTGTCAAACGACGGATTTGGGCCTCCGGCGGTGGGTTTGAACGACGTCGTTCCACGGAATCTTACCTCAGCTTGGTACTGGACTGATATGTATTCAGCAGAAGTCATATACCATGAAAGAATGAAGAATCACATCTGCAGGACGATGAATCAAGATGAAGCCACGGCGTTTTACATCCCTTTCTACGCAGGACTCGCTGTGGGCAGGTATTTATGGTTCAATTACACTTCGAAAGATCGCGATTTTCACAGCGTAACTATGTTGAACTGGGTTAAGAATCAAACCCCATGGATGAAATCAAATGGGTCGGATCATTTCATCGTGTTGGGTCGATTAACTTGGGATTTTCGAAGATTAACTGACAATGACAATGAATGGGGAACAAGATTCATTTACATGCCATTAATGAAAAATGTTCTTAAGTTATCAGTTGAAAGAAGTCCGTGGGATCTATTAGAAATCAGTATCCCATATCCAACTGCCTTCCACCCTCGATCCGAATCGGATATCCGCATTTGGCAGGATTTCATTCGTTCTAGAAAACGATCCAGCTTACTTACATTTGTGGGAGCGACCCGCAAGAAAATCAAGAATGATTTCAGGACTGTGCTTATGTCGTACTGTAAAAACGAATCAAGCTGGTGTCAAGTAGTCGACTGCGCTGTAACTCGATGTTACGACGGAGCACCGGCTATACTGGAGGGGTTCTTGGATTCAGATTTCTGTATGCAGCCTAAAGGAGATGGATCAACAAGAAGATCCGCATTTGATTGTATGTTAGCAGGTACAATCCCGGTGTATTTTTGGAGAGGAAGCTTCGAGAATCAATTTGAGTGGCACTTACCTGCTGCATATGATAAATATTCagtatttattgataatattgaTGTGAGAAATGACAGCTCGATAATCAAGAAAATTTTGCAGAAATATAGTATTGAAGAAGTGAAGAAAATGAGGGAGAGaattattgattttgtgccAAAGTTTTTGTATTCAAGGTCTAATGTGAATTTGGGGAAATATGTTGATGCATTTGATATTGCCATGGATGAAGTCTTGATAAGGTTTAGCAGACAGAAGATGTTCTCCAACCATGATCAATGA